From the Bdellovibrio reynosensis genome, one window contains:
- the serA gene encoding phosphoglycerate dehydrogenase: MEVPLSALRILLVENIHPVAKETLLSEGFQVDLITHAPSEDELLKLLPNYDVLGIRSKTELTANVLKNNPHLTSVGCFCIGTNQVDLVTAREMGIPVFNAPHSNTRSVAELVIAEMISLSRQLGDRNTKAHVGEWIKSADGSREVRGKTVGIVGYGHIGSQVSVLAEALGLKVVFYDVIKKLPLGNAVVKSSLEELLKVSDFVTLHVPETLETKDMITKKELQAMKKGSYLINASRGSVVVIEDLVEALKSKHIAGCAIDVFPEEPASNKEKFKSPLQGLSNVILTPHIGGSTEEAQYAIGMEVAESFRRYLKIGSSSGAVNFPNVDLPVKQGASRILNVHKNEPGVLGEINSLISKAGANIEGQYLSTDEKIGYLIMDVHSDHAKELAADIGQLKRSIRTRVVY, translated from the coding sequence CTGGAGGTGCCTTTGAGTGCACTACGAATTCTTCTTGTTGAAAACATTCATCCCGTAGCCAAAGAAACGTTGCTAAGTGAAGGGTTCCAAGTGGATCTGATCACCCACGCTCCCTCTGAAGACGAGCTTCTTAAGCTTCTTCCGAACTATGATGTCTTAGGCATTCGCTCTAAAACGGAACTGACGGCGAACGTTTTAAAAAACAATCCTCATCTCACTTCGGTGGGCTGTTTTTGTATCGGTACAAATCAAGTTGATTTAGTGACTGCAAGAGAAATGGGAATCCCCGTATTCAATGCTCCTCACTCAAATACCCGGTCTGTCGCGGAACTTGTGATTGCAGAGATGATTTCCCTATCTCGTCAGCTAGGCGATAGAAACACCAAAGCCCATGTCGGGGAGTGGATTAAGTCAGCCGATGGATCCCGCGAAGTGCGTGGAAAAACAGTGGGCATTGTGGGCTACGGTCATATCGGAAGCCAAGTCAGCGTTCTTGCTGAAGCCCTTGGTTTGAAAGTTGTATTTTACGATGTGATTAAAAAACTTCCGCTGGGAAATGCGGTGGTAAAATCTTCGTTAGAAGAACTTTTAAAAGTGTCAGACTTTGTTACCCTGCACGTGCCTGAAACACTTGAAACCAAAGATATGATCACTAAAAAAGAACTACAGGCGATGAAAAAAGGCAGCTACTTAATCAATGCCAGTCGCGGTTCTGTGGTCGTGATTGAAGATTTAGTAGAGGCTTTGAAGTCCAAACACATCGCCGGTTGTGCCATTGACGTCTTTCCCGAAGAACCAGCATCAAATAAAGAAAAGTTTAAAAGTCCCCTTCAAGGACTTTCTAATGTCATTTTGACTCCGCATATTGGTGGCAGTACGGAGGAAGCTCAGTACGCTATCGGGATGGAGGTTGCCGAAAGTTTCAGAAGATACTTAAAAATTGGGTCTTCTTCAGGAGCCGTGAATTTTCCGAATGTGGATTTACCGGTAAAACAAGGCGCTTCACGCATCTTAAATGTGCATAAAAATGAGCCCGGTGTGCTTGGAGAAATCAACAGCCTTATCTCTAAGGCGGGTGCCAACATCGAAGGTCAATATTTATCAACAGACGAAAAGATCGGTTATCTGATCATGGACGTTCATTCTGATCATGCCAAAGAACTTGCGGCTGACATAGGTCAACTGAAACGATCGATCCGAACTCGAGTGGTGTACTAA
- a CDS encoding MBL fold metallo-hydrolase — protein sequence MSKNNFEVEKTHLRIGSFEVCPIPTGIFGLDGGAMFGTVPKVLWEKSNPTDDKNRIEMEARALLLKSSGCNILIDTGNGKDFIAKYGDKLGGKFAELYNIHDKGPSLLGSLDRNGIKPEDIHHVILTHLHFDHAGGATTEKDGKIVPTFPNAQYWVQKNNLETASKPNLRERASYLPANYQPLLDSGVLKVIDGPQEILPGVFAEISNGHTQGQQVIRVTDGTNTLLYCGDMVPTSSHVKVPWLMGYDLHPLMLMEEKQKFLSQAADQKWYLFFEHDPYCDAALIERSGHDFSVQKRFWL from the coding sequence ATGAGCAAGAATAATTTTGAAGTCGAAAAAACTCACCTAAGAATTGGTAGCTTTGAAGTCTGCCCTATTCCTACTGGAATATTTGGTTTAGATGGTGGCGCGATGTTTGGGACTGTTCCTAAGGTTCTTTGGGAAAAATCAAATCCTACCGACGATAAAAATCGCATCGAAATGGAAGCTCGCGCTTTGTTATTAAAGTCTTCTGGTTGCAACATTTTGATCGACACAGGGAACGGTAAAGATTTTATTGCGAAGTACGGCGATAAGCTGGGTGGCAAGTTTGCTGAGCTTTACAATATTCATGATAAAGGACCTTCGTTATTAGGCTCTTTAGATAGAAACGGTATTAAGCCCGAAGACATCCACCACGTGATCTTGACTCATTTGCATTTTGATCATGCGGGCGGAGCGACGACGGAAAAAGATGGCAAGATCGTTCCGACTTTCCCGAATGCACAGTACTGGGTTCAGAAAAACAATCTTGAAACGGCAAGTAAACCCAACTTGCGTGAACGCGCAAGCTACCTACCTGCTAATTATCAGCCTTTATTAGATAGCGGTGTATTGAAAGTGATCGATGGTCCCCAAGAAATCCTGCCAGGCGTTTTTGCCGAGATTTCGAATGGTCACACCCAAGGTCAACAAGTGATTCGCGTGACTGACGGTACGAACACATTGTTGTATTGCGGAGACATGGTGCCAACCAGCTCCCACGTGAAAGTTCCTTGGTTGATGGGTTACGACTTACATCCATTGATGTTGATGGAAGAAAAACAGAAATTTCTAAGCCAAGCTGCTGACCAAAAATGGTATTTGTTTTTTGAGCACGATCCTTATTGTGATGCTGCTTTGATTGAACGAAGTGGACACGATTTCAGCGTGCAAAAAAGATTCTGGTTATAA
- a CDS encoding sigma-54-dependent transcriptional regulator: MKNTRVFSLLIVDDDQLVHQALKMSLPNHWKVFSASKLEAIQYERFYHAAFVDMHLEPGAKAVGPQIIEKLVKHNNQLEVVAMSGDLSRALMESCLKAGAQRFLAKPLMPEEILLILEKIEALWDLRSVDPASNRGTIRWVGNSSASQKIKKRIADLRGETNPVLIEGETGCGKEVAARLLHEQEGDRPFIAVNLASIPENLFESEMFGHIKGAFTGADQNKVGLTEAAHGGDLFLDEIEALPLSQQAKLLRFLETGEVRRVGAKESTQVKTRVIVASNKPLDKMVAAGEFREDLLYRLASQRIELTPLRDRLEDIDELAKHFLAAERPRRNKSIADDGLEALKKYNWPGNVRELKRVCEQLSLTSPLPFIREEDVNSWLKPAATPAGAPSYTMIDFNKGLNTLVEDFEAHVIRTCLKETADIEQAAKVLQISRSNLYKKIKDYKLDEDVP; the protein is encoded by the coding sequence ATGAAAAACACTCGAGTATTTTCTCTATTAATCGTCGACGATGATCAACTTGTGCACCAAGCTCTAAAAATGAGTCTTCCGAATCACTGGAAGGTGTTTTCAGCTTCTAAATTAGAAGCCATCCAATATGAAAGATTCTATCACGCCGCTTTCGTAGATATGCATCTAGAGCCAGGCGCTAAAGCCGTTGGTCCACAGATCATTGAAAAACTGGTTAAGCACAACAACCAACTTGAAGTCGTTGCGATGTCGGGTGATTTAAGCCGCGCTTTAATGGAAAGCTGTCTTAAAGCCGGTGCGCAAAGATTTTTAGCAAAGCCATTGATGCCTGAAGAAATTCTTTTGATCTTAGAAAAGATTGAAGCGCTTTGGGATTTACGCAGCGTTGATCCTGCTTCCAATCGCGGAACTATTCGCTGGGTTGGAAATTCTTCAGCTTCGCAAAAAATTAAAAAACGTATCGCGGATCTTCGTGGCGAAACAAATCCTGTTTTAATCGAAGGCGAAACGGGCTGTGGTAAAGAAGTTGCGGCCCGCCTTTTACATGAACAAGAAGGTGACCGTCCTTTTATCGCCGTGAATTTAGCCAGCATCCCTGAAAATCTTTTTGAGTCAGAAATGTTTGGTCATATTAAGGGTGCGTTCACTGGCGCTGATCAAAACAAGGTCGGTCTAACTGAAGCGGCCCACGGTGGTGATTTGTTCTTGGATGAAATCGAGGCTTTGCCACTTTCGCAACAAGCAAAACTTCTTCGTTTCCTAGAAACTGGCGAAGTACGTCGCGTAGGGGCTAAAGAAAGCACCCAAGTAAAAACCCGCGTGATCGTTGCCAGTAATAAGCCGCTAGACAAAATGGTCGCCGCTGGGGAATTCCGTGAAGACTTATTGTACCGTCTGGCTTCTCAGCGCATTGAACTGACTCCGTTAAGAGATCGTCTTGAAGATATCGACGAGTTAGCAAAACATTTCTTGGCAGCGGAAAGACCTCGTCGCAATAAGTCCATTGCTGACGATGGCTTAGAAGCGCTAAAAAAATACAACTGGCCCGGAAACGTGCGTGAACTGAAACGCGTATGTGAACAACTTAGCTTAACTTCGCCTTTACCGTTTATTCGCGAAGAAGACGTGAACTCTTGGCTTAAACCGGCAGCGACACCCGCAGGAGCCCCCTCATACACAATGATTGATTTCAACAAGGGCTTAAACACATTGGTGGAAGATTTTGAGGCCCATGTGATTCGCACGTGTTTAAAGGAAACCGCTGACATCGAGCAGGCCGCTAAGGTTTTGCAAATCTCTCGCTCTAATCTTTATAAAAAGATTAAAGACTATAAATTGGACGAGGACGTACCTTAA
- a CDS encoding YihY/virulence factor BrkB family protein — MAWRFSGKIRFEKLKSVTKDTLQQMNDGELQLVAASLAFSTAIALVPFLAVVLATFQSIGGLEVLYPKVEALLLRNMREAAGSDVTKFMRIFLQNINAGRMGGTGAVFLFITSLRLLHDMEVGIHRVWNQRNTRPFYKRLIYQWALILAIPVFLAIYVGIMTLDQFQFVVLLLPAGFANSTVLIGSLFLIYKFVPDVKVHSKAAFISALVAYVALYGVHKTYAAMALRFFNYSKIYGSFAALPLLLLWILTLWYVILGGVALCASLQKRHVA, encoded by the coding sequence ATGGCTTGGCGATTCAGCGGCAAAATTCGTTTTGAAAAATTAAAAAGCGTTACCAAAGATACTCTTCAGCAGATGAATGATGGAGAGTTGCAATTGGTAGCGGCTTCTTTGGCTTTTTCTACGGCCATTGCCTTAGTCCCCTTTTTAGCCGTGGTACTGGCAACTTTTCAGTCCATCGGCGGCTTAGAAGTTCTTTATCCCAAAGTGGAAGCATTGTTGCTACGAAACATGCGCGAGGCCGCCGGCAGTGATGTAACAAAATTCATGCGCATCTTTTTACAGAACATCAACGCCGGTCGCATGGGTGGAACGGGCGCGGTGTTTTTATTCATCACTTCTTTGCGTCTTTTGCATGATATGGAAGTGGGTATTCATCGCGTGTGGAATCAGCGCAATACCCGTCCGTTTTATAAGCGTTTGATTTATCAATGGGCTTTGATTTTGGCGATCCCGGTGTTCTTAGCAATTTACGTCGGTATTATGACGTTGGATCAATTTCAGTTTGTGGTGCTACTATTGCCGGCGGGATTTGCGAACTCGACTGTTTTGATTGGCTCGCTTTTCTTAATTTACAAATTTGTTCCGGATGTGAAGGTTCACTCGAAGGCGGCGTTTATTAGTGCGCTGGTTGCTTATGTTGCCTTGTATGGAGTGCATAAGACCTATGCAGCCATGGCTTTGCGGTTTTTCAATTACTCGAAAATCTATGGTTCCTTCGCCGCTTTACCGCTATTGCTGCTTTGGATTTTGACTCTTTGGTATGTGATCCTGGGTGGCGTCGCTCTTTGCGCCTCCCTTCAGAAACGACACGTTGCGTAA
- a CDS encoding lysophospholipid acyltransferase family protein, with translation MKDWNYDNEQWTKLPTYLKHLPLFTRHIDLFSVAMRFVWSVFLKNIVFKFYIRLKVKGTPFKEIYRTQPKLIIISNHASHLDAVSIAASIPRRFWLSLYIAAAKDYFFTNALFTFFSKHCLGAIPIDRKDRKGEAINLILKLLTELPRMWLIIFPEGTRSKDGKIQEFKRGVSIFSERTQTPLLFTYLEGNAELWPKGQPIPLPGKLVLHVGPVHPPGPIQQVYAAYKEWVVTINPDAFQAIPSEPSNEQE, from the coding sequence ATGAAGGATTGGAACTACGATAACGAGCAGTGGACCAAACTGCCGACGTATTTGAAACACCTGCCCCTTTTTACCCGCCACATTGATCTGTTCAGCGTGGCCATGCGTTTTGTGTGGTCGGTGTTTTTAAAGAATATCGTTTTTAAGTTTTATATTCGCCTTAAAGTAAAAGGCACGCCGTTTAAAGAAATTTATCGCACGCAACCTAAGTTGATTATTATCAGTAACCACGCAAGCCACTTAGATGCCGTATCCATTGCGGCTTCAATCCCTCGTCGCTTTTGGTTAAGTCTTTATATTGCTGCTGCCAAAGACTATTTCTTTACGAATGCGCTGTTCACATTCTTTTCAAAGCACTGCCTAGGTGCTATTCCCATTGATCGTAAAGATCGCAAAGGCGAAGCGATCAACCTGATTTTGAAATTACTTACCGAACTTCCACGCATGTGGTTAATTATTTTTCCAGAAGGCACACGGTCTAAAGACGGAAAAATTCAGGAATTTAAGCGAGGCGTTTCTATATTTTCAGAGCGCACGCAAACCCCGCTTTTATTCACCTACCTAGAGGGAAATGCGGAACTTTGGCCTAAGGGTCAGCCGATTCCGTTACCAGGGAAATTAGTTTTGCACGTAGGTCCTGTGCACCCGCCAGGTCCGATTCAACAGGTGTATGCTGCTTATAAAGAGTGGGTGGTTACGATCAATCCTGATGCTTTCCAAGCCATTCCAAGTGAGCCATCAAATGAGCAAGAATAA
- a CDS encoding phosphatidate cytidylyltransferase produces MDFFDFTFPIRIAMPTAWESHIYRQTVLIVLSIIFVSGAIVFFFRNKNYYFVQSWASIKSWLIAAPLMFIVMGMPEPWPLVFLTLLAILGAKIFFQIMGMFHRSYFVLICYAGIVGLGVATWYDRLDIYNFMPMIVLGAACLVPLIRNSYKRMIQYMSLTLLGFIFLGWSFMHLGLILKFPNGVYQVMYLIILTEFCDNTNLAVGRYVGGWKLFPGINPRRTVGSTAVAAALTIFLAGSMRFLLPDGSDKYWLASGLVASLGGFLGDLIMTVLRRDAGMKTVGPFILGRGDFLNRVDRMIFAAPIYYYVMTVIL; encoded by the coding sequence ATGGATTTTTTTGATTTTACTTTTCCCATTCGCATCGCGATGCCTACGGCGTGGGAAAGTCATATTTATCGCCAGACCGTTTTGATTGTTCTTTCTATCATCTTTGTTTCTGGCGCCATCGTTTTCTTTTTTAGAAATAAGAACTATTACTTCGTTCAATCTTGGGCGAGCATTAAAAGCTGGCTGATTGCCGCCCCGTTGATGTTTATCGTGATGGGGATGCCAGAGCCTTGGCCTTTAGTATTTCTAACTTTGCTGGCGATTCTGGGAGCGAAAATCTTCTTTCAGATCATGGGAATGTTTCATCGCAGTTACTTTGTTTTGATCTGTTATGCCGGGATCGTGGGTTTGGGGGTTGCGACTTGGTATGACCGCTTAGATATTTATAACTTCATGCCGATGATCGTTTTAGGCGCAGCGTGCTTAGTACCGCTGATTCGTAATTCCTATAAGCGCATGATTCAATATATGTCCTTAACCCTTTTAGGATTTATCTTCTTGGGTTGGTCGTTCATGCATTTGGGTTTGATTTTAAAATTCCCGAATGGCGTTTACCAAGTGATGTATTTGATCATCTTGACTGAGTTTTGCGATAACACGAACTTAGCCGTGGGTCGTTATGTCGGCGGCTGGAAGTTGTTCCCTGGAATCAATCCTCGCCGTACTGTCGGAAGTACGGCTGTTGCTGCCGCTTTGACTATCTTCCTTGCGGGCTCAATGCGTTTCCTTTTGCCAGATGGATCTGACAAGTACTGGTTAGCATCGGGATTAGTGGCTTCATTGGGTGGTTTCTTGGGCGATCTAATCATGACAGTTTTACGTCGTGATGCGGGCATGAAAACTGTCGGTCCGTTCATTCTAGGCCGCGGGGACTTTTTAAATCGCGTGGATAGAATGATCTTTGCTGCCCCGATTTATTATTATGTCATGACGGTTATTCTATGA